In the genome of Populus trichocarpa isolate Nisqually-1 chromosome 10, P.trichocarpa_v4.1, whole genome shotgun sequence, the window AATGGAGACCTGTGGATTTCACACTTTTGTTGCTGCACATTGAtgattgatgatatatatatatatatatatatatatatatatatatatatacagagcAACAGAGCAATCACACGTGAAAGAAAGCTTCTACTGTTCATTATTTGCCATAAATGGAATAATAGCGACAAGAAACTCCAGAAACTGAAACAACATGGGATGAAAACAGTCTAACTACTAAGATCAAATCAAAAGTTGATTAATCTCtgcgtgcgtgcgtgcgtgtgtAGCATATCAAATCAAGTAATgaaactagctagctagcttgtaATTAGACTTATTTAGTAGTCGTTTATGAAAGTGATTAAAGACAAATCAAAAGTAACAAAGAGTATTGGTATATGGATGGACTCCCTCCCATGAATGCCAtaatcccataccttcttcaatCTTGTTTATTTGATGTAAAATACTTTGAAGCTTGCtccattttccatctttaaggTTGTAGGAGATGAATGTGCCTGGAATATGCAGCCACATGGATGATTCATCTTCTCCTACTTGTGATCTGTCAGCTAGATGCAGTATAGAGAACAAGTAACGATGGATGTCCTGCACATTGTTCCTCGCCATTGATGGAAAGGAAGACGCTATTCTAGAAAGATCAACACGGTACCTCACCGACCAGCCTGAATAGTCACTCTCCATCCTCATCACATCAAAGCAAGTAGTTATAGGACCATATATCTCAATGAGACATAGATGCCCTCCCGATTCACCGAAATATCCCAATCTCCTTTCTGACCGCCCCTCAGGGATTGGAGGCATTGGCATTGTGAGCATACGCTCTTGTTCAATATCAAATCGAAGTGCCAAGGCTCCTCTGCTAATCCAATGCAATGCACGGTTCAGAAAGACACCTCGATTGAACAACAAAACATGGGAAAAAACTTGATGATTTCCTGAGACTCTCCATGATCCTATGGCTGAATCATACATCTTAATCGCGTTGGAGTCACATACGCATATGATTTTGTAATGGGGTGATATGGTAGGATCATATGCTATGTTAATGCCAAACACAATCTTGCATCCAGGTTTAGGCAGTTGGTGATATTGCTTAGTGGTGGGTTTACAGATGTAGTACTTCCTATCATCTTCATGGCATCGAAAACTGCTGCATAGAAGAAGGCCATTGCAGGAATGTTGTATACAAACACCTTGATCATCTTCAATGAAACAAAGAGATGGCTCAGGAGCAGCATCATCCTGTCCTTCACATGTAATGAACTCAAGTTTCGAGTACTGTTCAAGAAACAAGAATTTTTGTAAGAAGAAACCAGAGACATGATGTTGTGGGTTTCTACGCGAATAATTGGATATGAATATAGGATCTGAGATGAGATGGTTCCACAATCTGCACACGCATTTGGATATCAACAACGACTTTAAGGGTAGTCGATGAAGTATTTCGATCATGATATCCTTTTCATCCATGATCATTATTGCCTGCCCTGTTCTTCCAGATGGCCCAGAAGACAGGTTTCGATCCATTGAAATGTTTTGCTGCAAGAACATGGATCAGATATCGGCGTACGAGACTAATATAGCATAAGCTGATAAGAACTGGAAATTGGGCATAGATCAAGAGAAGTAAATTGAGGAGTCAAATTCAGCAGGAACAGATTGAAGTGGATCAGCACATACCTGTTTTCTCCCTATACAGTCTCCCATATGTAATAAGAATTCTTCGGGGCACACATGTTGTTTGCTCAAAGTCAAGTCTTGCAAGTAGTTTCGAGGAAATTAATGATAGAATCGACAGAGGAGTTTTCCTTTCGGTCCCGGCAAACAAGCTTCTTAGTCATTTCCTGGTTCTTGCATACATCCGTTATATAAATTTCGAAAGCCAAATTTAGGTGCAATTGACAAGCTTCCTAACATTGGATTTTGTTGCATACTTGCCCATAGAGAAAAGCTTTTTGCTGAATtgtgtagttaaaaaaaaaaattgttctataGCTTACGCACAGGGCAATGGTCCATTAAGGGAAACTACTGAAGGAAATTACGATGAAACTAGTAAGCCCCTTCTAGAGATTTGCTCTAAATTAAAGATTCTATCAGGCGGCAAGACTATTGCTATTGGAGAACAcgtccaaaaataaaatagtagaaACACGACCTCGGATTTTCCAACCTAGAAAAATGTAGTTGCAAAATTCAAATTCCTTGTAAAGTTCCTGTCTTTTGTCTATCATGAAAACTCTGGTGGAAATTATATGCGGGCTGAAACTGCACATGGATTACATGAAAAGCTAAGAGAGGAATCACGTTAGAGGGATTAAACTAGCTGCCAATTTACTCAGGCATGGGCAACTTCTTCATCAGTACATCTTGGGGACAACTGAAACAAGCAAAACATTGGCCACTAGAGAGAATGTCTTCTGCGTCCAAACTCTCTGCAGCCAAACTCACGCCATACGCAGCTGCCTCTGCAGGATATTTATTGCTCAAAGGTTTTAGACACTCGCAAAATGAACTCCCCCTCCCCCTCATTTCATACAATATCAACCAAACCAATACCCAATCATTGTTAAGGACAGCTACTCCTGTATTGAGCTTCACTGAATTCTGGGGCAGCGGTTTCCAGCAGCAAACTCTGGGTCCCAAGATATAGAGATACCATTAGCAAATGAAACAGGTTATATGACTACCCATACCAGGTATATGTCCATTGTAAAACGGAAAGCAATCATAGAAAACGAGCATGACATATTTTATCACTGCTCCTCCTCTGCTCGAATAtacaaagactaaaaaaatgatcttcaccccaaaacaaattcaagaaacGAACCTTGCACAGCCACATATATAGCAGCATCCATAATTACCATCAGAAACAAACAATTTAAGCAGGGCTCAATAAAACCAAAATTCCAACATGCAACCTTCCTGTTTAACTTTGTAGCAAAAACAATAGTCCaacgaagaaaaaagaaaacgtaAATCACAAATTACAAAAGACTACAACTGCAagctcaaatataaaaaaaatcagcaccAAAATTCTATTCTTTTTCCCTCACAGAAATAGAGTAGAAACAGGCCTTGTACTATCAATACAACAGAAATTCAttcattcaataaataaaattgataaatactaGTACTGAGTAGAaatgatcaagaagaagaagagggaggTTTAGTGACAGTCCTAACAGCATTCCAAATCTGAGCAATACCCCCAACAACATGAGGCCAAACAGTCTCAACACCTCtaaaagcagaagcagaagcaacCCCAATAGCAAAAGTCTCAGCATAGCCAGGCTTTAAGTCCAACTTCATATCAACAACAGCCACTCTTGTGTTAACCGCGTCAATCTTTCTGGAAGCCTCACCCGCCAGCTTGTCCTTCTTGCCCCTGCTGTTAGAAGCTATGACCCTAAAAAGCACATTTTGGAGATCTTCGATGACCTTGATGGATGCTTCTTGAGAGTCAAGGCCTTGAGATTGGTAATGGGATATCAGCTCTTGTGGAGTTGGAGGCTTTTTCTTTGTGCCTTTGATGCTGTTGTTGTCTTTTGATGGGGTAATATTTGGTGTTGCTGGTTGTTCCATTTTCATCGAGTTCTTTATCTTTCGTTTGGGATTTTGAAGAGTGGAGAAAACCCTTCCCTTGTCTTCCTCTTATCCTTGCTTAGATGATGTGATAAAACCCTAaaattgagtgttttttttggaaaggCAAGGGATAAGGAATGGtggttcttttcattttttggaAAGGACCGACAGAGGGGAGATCgaatgtataaatatatattattgggtTTCGGGCTTTGTGGAGAGGTGATTGGATCAGAGCTTAGATTGAACTGATCCAAGGCCCGTGCTGTATTGATTAGCTGGTAAAAATTGGGGGCCCTGAAGTAAATTAAACGAGGGTGAAAACAGATTTACTGAGGAGTGTTTtatttacaggaaaaaaaaaaaaaaacgtaggTGGCCTTTGATTTTGATGGAGGACGAGCTTctctgaaaaattaaatattttaaccctagaaattttattatatatttctattttcttatttagtagTAGCATGTTTTTCTATTTGCAGAGGAtaactttgttatttcttattttcatattcagtattattatgatttgaatCGTGCCAGCCACCAGCATGCATGATGGATGAGTGATCAACTTAGCCCCAAAACACGTACAGAATAAAAACGACCgaataaatttaaagttgagGATATAATTATATAGTAAACTATCATGATTGCATTGgtaatagagaaaaagaagaggtcTCCTCCTGTTTTAAGAACAGATCTTGAAGGAGGTAAGAGGCCATATAATCTGTCTCAAACTCCATTAACGTTGCGTGTTTTGTCTTCAACCAAAGAACTCAACAGTAATTCCCGTGACGAAGGCCCTCCCCAAGTGTGATTTTGATACTCTTGGTGTTTCAATTTGCAAGCATTGAATACAAATTAATAATAGAGTCTAGAACCAATCTTTAATGGGAACCGCATCTGCACTGAGCCCTACCTGTCATCCAATCAACAATCAACAACCAACAACCACAATGGCTCCCTCTCTCAGGTAAGAAGGCTGCAGGGCAACAATTCGCCCTTCCCAAGAACACTTGTGAAAAATCCTTAATTAGCAGTTAATGATCATCTGTATATATTGACGTGAGTACCCGaatcaaaccaaaaagaaaaaaacaaattgtcgTATTTACTTGGAGCTTAAAACGTGCACTCTCTGCTAACATATCTCACCTCTTATTCAGAAGGTTAAGAAACAGGAAAAATAATCCATTGTCGCTAATCACGAGGGCACACCTTGATATACATCATCAGTGTATTTGCAAAAAATATCTAACCACTCCATGGTGGTGGCTGCTGCTAGGTGCTAGCTGCATTTGTATATTCTCCTGATTAAACCGCAAAAGGTACCAACAACTCTCACAGAAACACTGGTGCCATCACAAGCGTTATTGTCGCCAACATTTTTATGAGGACATGGATTGAAGGTCCAGCAGTATCTTTGAATGGGTCACCCACACTGCAAATGCAAAACAAATGccacaatttaattataattaactcacTGGATTCAGAAATACAAATCCCAACCAGTGATTTCTATCCATCGCTTTACTTATTCCCGACTCTTGAATAATTTGGGAAAGAGAAGGTTTCCCAGTTTTCAGACAAGATCAGACAATGATAGCAATACTTACGTATCTCCAGTAACTGCTGCTTTATGACAGTCACTCCCTTTGCCTCCATATGCACCTGTCTCGATGTACTTCTTTGCATTATCCCATGCACCACCTGCCGTGTTCAGGAAAAGAGCCATGAGAATACCAGAAACTGTTGCAAACATCAGCATGGCAGCAACAACTTTAGCCCCGAGTAGAGGTTGTCCTGTGTAGTACCCCAGGATCCGAAACACAACACCTGCAAACAATACAAATGTCAAGCAAACTTCACTAAATCCTCAGAAGAGAtcaatgaaagaaacaaaatcaaatggcAAGCAATTAGCCTACCAACAACCATAGGAGATATAATAGCCAAGGCACCAGGTTTTATCATCTCTCTCAGAGATGCAGATGCAACGATAGCAACACAGCGACCATAATCTGGTTTCTCCTTGTAGTCCTGTCacaagcattttaaaaaagaacatcatAACAGCACCAAAGCATAATAGAAGAAACTAGTGCAGGAACATATACTCACCATGATACCTGGCCTCTCAATAAATTGCCGTCTTACTTCTTTAACAACCTCCTGAGCAGTTCGGCCTACTGCGGAGCAGGCCCATGCACTGAATAAGAAAATAAGCATTGAACCCAATAACCCACCAACAAAAACTTCTGGAATGGCAATATCAACCTGACAGTCAAATGAAAGTGCAAAGCTAAGATTCAGAGTTGAAGCATGAAGACAGAACATGGTAAAATGCAAGTGCAAATAGGTTTACCTGTGTGAAAGGTTCACGAGCAAATGTAGCAACCTCGTCCATATAAGCACTAAACAGAAGGAAGGATGCCAGTGCTGCAGATCCAATGGCAAATCCTTTGGTTGTAGCTTTTGTAGTGTTCCCAACAGCATCGAGAACATCAGTAATCTCCCGAACACTTTCGGGCTGCATGTCATGTATTTTTATACAATGATTATTCAAATGAAGAATGTCATTGCTTGATTGACAATTTTCAATGAAGACAATGATCAAGAGTTACCTGCTGACTCATTTCTACAATTCCACCAGCATTGTCAGCAATAGGGCCAAACATATCCATAGTAAGCACATAGGCAGCAGTGCTGAGCATTCCCATTGTGGCCACAGCTGTACCAAACAGCCCACCAGTTGGATTTCCAGCCTCATCCACCAGTCCTGAGGTGTTACCCAGCCAAAAAGCTGAAATTATAGATACACTAATGACAAGAACAGGAAGAGCTGTTGCTTCAAGGCCCAGACTAACTCCTGCAATTATGTTAGTCCCATGACCGGTGGAGCTAGCAAGAGCCAATGCGCGTACAGGCCCATGCTTGTAGTCAGTATAGTACTTGGTGATCCAGACAAAAAAATAAGCTGTGATGATTCCAACCAATCCACACAATGCAAAGTGAATCCATGCTGAAGGTGCTTGTTCTGTATAAAGCATCCAATAGGTAGACTGCAAAGTAGCATATGCAATGCACGAAACACAAGCAAAATCATATCGCATAACTCACACAGAGATCAAAAACAGAAAGTGCAGGCTTTCAGTGCTTGATGAAATACTATCAAAAGCAGATTAATAGTTAAGTAGAACGCGGCCACATctaattttaaagatttatcTTTACCGCAACAAATGTAAGAACTGCCAGAAATATTGTAATAGAGTATCCTTTCTGAAGGATTGCCATTGGGTCCTCCATGGGAGACTTCGCACTAGAATCACGAGTACCCCTAATTGAAAGAATTCCAACGGAAGATATGACAAGGTCAAATGAATGAACAACAAGAGGAAACAAGATGAAGCCAGATGGATCTGCACAAAAAATGAATGTGAGTTACAAAAGAACCGTAATGGCTTGACTTAAACAAAAAGCATAAATGAATTCCAGAGTAAGTAAAGCCTCGCAAAATTAGGCATGTCATCACACAACAAAGGCTTTGATAACGCAAATACACTCTCTTTAAGTATAATGCAGATATAAAACCCAGTTAGCTGAGCATGTGACTATAACCCTCAGAATCATTTAACCATATCACCAATGAAAACATTATGAGTTTCATACTTCTGTAAATTTCATTCCTGGACAAAACCAGTGACATGCTTGTGAAGAAACTGTAAGAATTTCATTTGTAAAGATACTTGCCCTCAATTTTGCAACGTTGCGCCATGGTTCCCCCAAGTATCATGGCACTGATTATTTCAGCTGCAATACTTTCAAAAAGATCAGCACCTCGAGCAGCACAATCACCCACATTGTCTCCAACCTTTCATGCAACAATTTATTAGTTACAGAAGAAGTTTGGACTGATACACAGTATACATCATGACCCAAGAAAACAGAACGTAGTCAAGGAAAAACCGCATAAATCATtaacaagaagaagatattTATGTGGtacttattattaatttgagcTTTCACGCACGCTTTGCCCAAATTATATACATTAAGCTGAAAGCCAAAACCAAGCAGCAGAGCTAACACATACTTCTTCAAATAAGAAAGCTACAAAATTTAAGGGTATTTACCAAATCTGCAATCACTGCAGGATTCCTAGGATCATCCTCAGGTATTCCCTGCTCCACTTTTCCAACAAGATCAGCCCCAACATCAGCAGCTTTTGTGAATATTCCACCACCCAACTGAGCAAACAGTGCGACAAATGAAGCTCCAAATCCATATCCCACAAGAAGAAGAGGCACTGGGAGAGAACAACATGAAACATTTCCAACTTAGTTGTATGAGACAACAGCAAACTTCAGTtttcacaaaaacatttaaaaaggTGAAATTGCTTCCATTTGCTAAAGTCATAGCAATTACTTAGGAAGAAGGTATTGTTACATACAATCAGTGACTTTCATTGAACCAGGGGAATCCACACCCAACCAAACATAAAATGTAGCATAAAGGATGGCTATGCCAATCACAGCCATGCCAACCACCACCAATGCAGAGAAACCACCAGCACGAACAGCTATCTGCATAATATATTTTCCAGTCAAGATACAAATCACCAATCAATCAAGAAGACAATGGATTGTAAAAGGAACAACCTGCAATGCCTCTCTAGCTGACCGTCTTGCAGCACTAGAAACTCTAACATTTGCACGTACCGATACCCACATCCCAACATAACCTGCAATACCCGAACACAAAGCCCCCAAAAGGAATGCAGCGACAGTGATATATGCAGATGTTGACCTGGACCAGAAGGATATAACCACAAAAACTGGTCACTTGTCACCATGTGACAAAAACATGGAACTAACACCTCACAACAAACTTTGACATATGTAATCACCTTCCAAGGCCAGAAGATTCTTGTTGAGGTGTTGTACTGCGGAACAGATATATACAGAGGATCACCAGCGCCAGTAACAGCGCCATCTTAGAAATAGTACTATACTGGGTCCTAAAGAAGCCTTCTGCTCCATCACGTATTGCATCTGATATCTAGAAAACaagttaatgatatcaagaCATGAAGCCAATACATAAAAACGAGATACACTGACTATATGCACACAGTGGAATTGACATTTCTAGCTAAATTCAAGAGAGACGATATACCTGAACCATTTCAGGAGGTCCCTCATCCTTTGAGAGTACCCATTTGGTAAGATATATAGATAAAATGAAGCTGAAGATACAAACTGTGAAGACAAACACAATGATTGGAGATGTACGTGCTCCAATGTAAAAGATCCCTCCAAAACCCAATAGCAGAAGTATAAATAGAACACGAACATTTATCCGCTTAAACACTCGAAAAATCTGCACAAAAAACAGTTAATTTAGTACAAGCATCAAAATCATGTAAAGAAAAGCAATGTTGCTCTACTaaggatttaaatttaaaagaatcatAAATCATCACAGCgcaaaataactgaaaaatccTCTTCGAAAAAAGTAGGCCACACCCAAATAGATATTAATGAATGCTCACGTGGACACGCATATTTATGCTATATAATCCCctcacaacaaaacaataacaattgtCATCAAATAAGAGATTGAGCATTAGGCTTCTCACCAATGGATTATAGGGTTTGCTTCGCATGTTGGGGAAAATCCTTGGCCTTTCTTGGTAAGGCCCCAAATTACCAGTCTCAACATCGTCATCGATCATCATTTTATGAGATGAATTTACCCTTCGAGCTACAGGAAAATGGATGTCCTCACTGCCTTGGGGCAAGTCGCCCCCTGAACCAGGACGCTGAATCTTGAAGGATAGGTTGGTCTAAAAGCTCAAATGATCACCCCCTGAGCAGCACTTGACTTTGTAAAATCAAAGGACTCCTGAGCTTTTTAATcctctaaattaattaattcggTAACTAAAAGCTCCTTCCCAGCTGGCAGCCCTTCAACACCAAATCAACTTCCTGGAGAAAAAAATTACGAATGATACCACGCAGTGCAGTTTCCACATTCCACATTATAtcctctaaaaaaaactaaaggcataagAGTAAGCTTATAGGGAAATCACTCAAAAGTGCGATGCATGCGGCAATTTTGTGAATTAGAACATGAAATGAAAACAGCACTGATCAAATCCAATCCTTTCCTATGATCAtagattagattagattagGGCACAAAATAACAACGAGAGTGAGTGAgattaagattaagattaagGTTAAGAATGGGTTTAGCATTTTAACATGCAAAACTAAAAATTCTAGGTAAGATctgaacccaaaaaaaaaaaagtcttcggCATTTGGTGAGTGGACTTTTCAAAAAGATCTACTTACAATTTCGGCAACATAATTAAAACTCCGAGCACAGGCGCTGCACTGCGTTTCGATCTCggacagagagagagatctatttatttaagtataataaagaaagaagacaagGATGGAGCGGAAAGGACAGAGTACGGTACCGTTTTAAGGAAAGGTAACTGCCATTAACGGAAGCCTTCGATTTTCTATAGCTTCTGTATTTCGTCTCTCTGCG includes:
- the LOC7469460 gene encoding pyrophosphate-energized membrane proton pump 2; amino-acid sequence: MMIDDDVETGNLGPYQERPRIFPNMRSKPYNPLIFRVFKRINVRVLFILLLLGFGGIFYIGARTSPIIVFVFTVCIFSFILSIYLTKWVLSKDEGPPEMVQISDAIRDGAEGFFRTQYSTISKMALLLALVILCIYLFRSTTPQQESSGLGRSTSAYITVAAFLLGALCSGIAGYVGMWVSVRANVRVSSAARRSAREALQIAVRAGGFSALVVVGMAVIGIAILYATFYVWLGVDSPGSMKVTDLPLLLVGYGFGASFVALFAQLGGGIFTKAADVGADLVGKVEQGIPEDDPRNPAVIADLVGDNVGDCAARGADLFESIAAEIISAMILGGTMAQRCKIEDPSGFILFPLVVHSFDLVISSVGILSIRGTRDSSAKSPMEDPMAILQKGYSITIFLAVLTFVASTYWMLYTEQAPSAWIHFALCGLVGIITAYFFVWITKYYTDYKHGPVRALALASSTGHGTNIIAGVSLGLEATALPVLVISVSIISAFWLGNTSGLVDEAGNPTGGLFGTAVATMGMLSTAAYVLTMDMFGPIADNAGGIVEMSQQPESVREITDVLDAVGNTTKATTKGFAIGSAALASFLLFSAYMDEVATFAREPFTQVDIAIPEVFVGGLLGSMLIFLFSAWACSAVGRTAQEVVKEVRRQFIERPGIMDYKEKPDYGRCVAIVASASLREMIKPGALAIISPMVVGVVFRILGYYTGQPLLGAKVVAAMLMFATVSGILMALFLNTAGGAWDNAKKYIETGAYGGKGSDCHKAAVTGDTVGDPFKDTAGPSIHVLIKMLATITLVMAPVFL
- the LOC7469462 gene encoding F-box protein At5g07610, producing the protein MGDCIGRKQQNISMDRNLSSGPSGRTGQAIMIMDEKDIMIEILHRLPLKSLLISKCVCRLWNHLISDPIFISNYSRRNPQHHVSGFFLQKFLFLEQYSKLEFITCEGQDDAAPEPSLCFIEDDQGVCIQHSCNGLLLCSSFRCHEDDRKYYICKPTTKQYHQLPKPGCKIVFGINIAYDPTISPHYKIICVCDSNAIKMYDSAIGSWRVSGNHQVFSHVLLFNRGVFLNRALHWISRGALALRFDIEQERMLTMPMPPIPEGRSERRLGYFGESGGHLCLIEIYGPITTCFDVMRMESDYSGWSVRYRVDLSRIASSFPSMARNNVQDIHRYLFSILHLADRSQVGEDESSMWLHIPGTFISYNLKDGKWSKLQSILHQINKIEEGMGLWHSWEGVHPYTNTLCYF
- the LOC7469461 gene encoding uncharacterized protein LOC7469461, with the translated sequence MKMEQPATPNITPSKDNNSIKGTKKKPPTPQELISHYQSQGLDSQEASIKVIEDLQNVLFRVIASNSRGKKDKLAGEASRKIDAVNTRVAVVDMKLDLKPGYAETFAIGVASASAFRGVETVWPHVVGGIAQIWNAVRTVTKPPSSSS